One segment of Bacteroidota bacterium DNA contains the following:
- a CDS encoding zinc dependent phospholipase C family protein produces MIKKFTNRIIAILFFVSISFTLISWGTFGHEHINRAAVLALPQPLQAFFYNHIDYITQESTVPDLRKYTLSDKAENPRHYIDLENFGSRDSLPRTLDEVKLKYDTKFIADNGILPWYIQEMMAKLTTAFKEKRKTEILFLAADLGHYLGDAHMPLHTSANHDGQMTNQKGIHSLWESRLPELFGRDYNYYTGDAKYVEDVEKETWNIIFNSHQLVDTLLLIDRQLKLVFPADKIYEKDAKGNVVKSKFKQSIFSLEYATQLHKMLNGMVEKQLAKSVAVTANFWYTAWVNAGKPDLSKLDAAELTQRNKPLLKKDLKNWKKGKLFGIEADKEF; encoded by the coding sequence ATGATCAAAAAATTTACAAATAGAATTATAGCAATATTGTTTTTTGTTTCAATTAGTTTCACCTTAATCTCTTGGGGCACTTTTGGACACGAGCACATCAATCGTGCAGCAGTGCTGGCCCTACCACAGCCATTACAAGCATTTTTTTATAATCATATCGATTATATTACACAAGAATCAACTGTGCCCGATTTGAGAAAATATACTTTAAGCGACAAAGCAGAAAATCCACGTCATTATATAGATTTAGAGAACTTTGGTTCTAGAGATAGTTTACCTAGAACATTAGATGAAGTAAAACTAAAATATGATACCAAATTTATTGCAGATAATGGAATTTTGCCTTGGTATATTCAAGAAATGATGGCTAAATTAACAACGGCATTTAAAGAAAAACGCAAAACTGAAATACTATTTTTAGCCGCCGACTTGGGCCATTATCTGGGCGATGCCCACATGCCGCTGCACACATCCGCAAATCACGATGGACAAATGACCAACCAAAAAGGAATTCATTCATTATGGGAATCACGCTTGCCCGAATTATTTGGGAGAGATTATAACTATTATACAGGCGATGCTAAATATGTAGAAGATGTAGAAAAAGAAACTTGGAATATCATATTCAATTCGCATCAATTGGTTGATACGCTTTTATTAATTGACAGACAACTTAAACTAGTATTCCCCGCTGATAAAATATATGAAAAAGATGCAAAAGGTAATGTAGTGAAAAGTAAATTTAAGCAATCAATTTTCAGTTTAGAATATGCCACGCAATTGCACAAAATGCTAAATGGAATGGTGGAGAAACAACTAGCTAAGTCTGTTGCTGTTACTGCAAACTTTTGGTATACTGCTTGGGTAAATGCTGGCAAACCTGACCTCAGTAAATTAGATGCAGCCGAACTCACCCAAAGAAATAAACCCTTATTGAAAAAAGATTTGAAGAACTGGAAAAAAGGAAAATTATTTGGTATTGAAGCTGACAAGGAATTTTAG
- a CDS encoding AtpZ/AtpI family protein: MGNDTILPDEKKSNPYAKYSSLAIQLVAVVVGLTFLGHYIDEKLENIKFPLFTVVLAIFSVVAALYYMIKVLSGK; the protein is encoded by the coding sequence TTGGGTAACGATACTATTTTGCCCGACGAAAAAAAATCAAATCCTTATGCCAAATACTCAAGTTTGGCCATACAATTAGTAGCAGTAGTAGTAGGGCTCACTTTCCTGGGTCATTATATTGATGAAAAATTAGAAAACATTAAATTCCCTTTATTCACGGTAGTCTTGGCCATATTTTCAGTGGTGGCTGCTTTGTATTATATGATAAAAGTGTTGAGTGGGAAATGA
- a CDS encoding polymer-forming cytoskeletal protein has translation MSIIGNKNTKSPEFNPNLLNLINSGTEVIGDIISNGDVRIDGILRGTVNTKAKLVIGQTGIIEGDVKAQNSDISGQVKGNIIVDELLILKSNGKITGDITTKKIIVETGGEFNGKCQMQSSGIKNAAPASNAPQQKA, from the coding sequence ATGTCAATCATAGGAAATAAAAACACAAAATCACCCGAGTTCAACCCCAATTTGTTGAACCTTATAAACAGCGGTACCGAGGTAATTGGCGATATCATATCTAATGGAGACGTTAGGATTGACGGTATTCTTCGTGGCACAGTAAATACTAAAGCTAAGTTGGTAATTGGCCAAACAGGTATCATAGAAGGCGATGTAAAAGCTCAAAATTCAGATATCTCAGGCCAAGTGAAAGGCAATATCATTGTTGATGAACTTTTGATACTTAAAAGCAATGGAAAAATTACGGGCGACATTACCACTAAAAAGATTATAGTTGAGACCGGCGGTGAGTTCAATGGCAAATGCCAAATGCAAAGCAGTGGGATTAAAAATGCTGCACCTGCATCCAATGCACCGCAACAAAAGGCTTAA
- the mnmE gene encoding tRNA uridine-5-carboxymethylaminomethyl(34) synthesis GTPase MnmE, producing the protein MQSFYNHNDTICAVATPPGMGAIAVLRLSGNDALGIIQKFIKNKIITEQPGYSAHFASLTNPDTHEILDETVITLFRAPASYTGEDVVEISCHGSLYIQQLLLQQFVKHGCRLAQPGEFTLRAFTNGKLDLSRAEAVADLIAGENEKAHKAALGQMRGGVQKEIDILRQQLIDFAALIELELDFAEEDVEFANREQLYKLIDEIIIKSEKLIDTFHYGNAIKNGIATVIAGKPNAGKSTLLNVLLNEDRALVSDIAGTTRDTIEENIIIEGINFRLIDTAGIRKHAEAIEGMGIERTLEKINEASVVLYVFDINDTTPELLQQETAHLLLENKYIIWLANKCDTCNDIQNKLAAFKDYNNIIPISSKTGEGIEQLKKALAAALPHKPNENDIVLTNARHVTSLQETIQCLQTVKAGFQNNISGELVAFDIREAIQHLGNITGAISTDDLLGSIFTRFCIGK; encoded by the coding sequence ATGCAATCATTTTATAACCATAACGATACTATTTGTGCAGTAGCTACACCTCCAGGAATGGGAGCCATAGCCGTGTTGCGACTTTCAGGTAACGATGCCCTAGGCATTATACAAAAGTTTATCAAAAACAAAATTATTACTGAACAGCCAGGATATTCTGCTCATTTTGCAAGCCTCACCAATCCTGATACTCATGAAATACTCGATGAAACTGTGATTACACTTTTTCGTGCACCAGCTAGTTATACGGGCGAAGATGTGGTCGAAATTTCTTGTCACGGTTCTCTCTATATTCAGCAATTATTATTACAACAATTTGTAAAGCACGGCTGCCGTTTGGCACAACCTGGTGAGTTTACCTTGCGGGCTTTTACAAACGGAAAACTCGATTTGAGCCGTGCCGAAGCTGTGGCAGATTTGATAGCAGGCGAAAATGAAAAAGCCCATAAAGCCGCACTCGGGCAAATGCGAGGCGGGGTGCAAAAAGAGATTGATATTTTACGTCAACAGTTAATTGATTTTGCTGCACTCATCGAGTTGGAGTTAGATTTTGCCGAAGAAGATGTGGAGTTTGCCAACCGCGAACAATTATATAAATTGATTGATGAAATTATAATCAAATCGGAAAAATTGATTGATACTTTTCATTATGGAAATGCAATTAAAAATGGCATAGCCACCGTAATAGCAGGCAAACCCAATGCGGGTAAATCTACTTTGCTCAATGTGTTATTAAACGAAGATCGTGCACTGGTAAGTGATATTGCAGGAACTACCCGTGATACCATTGAAGAAAATATTATAATAGAAGGAATTAATTTCCGTTTAATTGATACCGCAGGTATACGCAAACATGCCGAAGCTATTGAAGGCATGGGCATTGAACGTACTTTGGAAAAAATCAATGAAGCCTCAGTAGTATTATATGTTTTTGATATCAATGATACCACACCTGAATTATTACAACAAGAAACTGCCCATTTATTACTGGAAAATAAATATATAATTTGGCTTGCAAATAAATGTGATACTTGTAATGATATACAAAACAAATTAGCCGCATTTAAAGACTATAATAATATAATACCGATTAGCAGTAAAACGGGAGAAGGTATAGAGCAGCTCAAAAAAGCCTTGGCAGCAGCATTGCCCCACAAACCCAATGAAAATGACATCGTGCTCACCAATGCTCGCCATGTAACCAGCCTACAAGAAACTATACAATGTTTGCAAACAGTGAAAGCAGGTTTCCAAAATAATATAAGTGGCGAATTGGTAGCATTTGATATTAGGGAGGCAATACAACATTTGGGTAACATTACGGGTGCCATATCGACTGACGACCTGCTTGGGTCAATCTTTACGAGGTTTTGTATCGGAAAGTAA
- a CDS encoding T9SS type A sorting domain-containing protein, producing the protein MTSKTILLALLLIPVMRLNAQVSLNRSNVPKPGTIFYMYDANTPSPAFNFNKSGTGNTWDFTGVYAFPGADDTIFWTFPNQSPGGSAFPTAEVASHEGTDKTVSFINSDQNGAYLLGIGGDVLGNGNTMAVSFDAPAKAFEFPYKLNSLVNKPVTMNIVVPGSAIGQSSIDSVWFKKTEAGSKQVIAEGTLKVPAGSFSSLLEIVRKYSIDSTFIKSASTGGKWSLAPGFPKINQDSTYYWYSDKSLQHYAHVIYKGGQVTDVHYFKSVSLPSGINEINNAASDYTIYPNPTSGILTISNDYYSIEKNELFVYNTIGEQIYKDIMNTGNSKVIDLSAFPKGIYFLRMHSETRKVVIE; encoded by the coding sequence ATGACTTCAAAAACTATCCTATTAGCCTTACTGCTCATTCCAGTAATGCGTTTAAACGCACAGGTTTCACTTAACCGCTCTAATGTTCCTAAGCCAGGAACTATTTTTTATATGTATGATGCCAATACCCCTAGCCCTGCTTTTAATTTTAATAAAAGTGGAACTGGAAATACATGGGACTTTACAGGAGTGTATGCATTTCCTGGGGCAGATGATACAATTTTTTGGACATTCCCAAATCAGTCGCCTGGTGGGTCTGCTTTTCCTACCGCTGAAGTGGCTTCGCATGAAGGTACCGACAAGACTGTATCGTTCATAAATAGTGATCAAAACGGTGCATATTTATTAGGTATTGGCGGTGACGTGCTCGGAAACGGAAATACCATGGCTGTAAGTTTCGATGCACCAGCAAAAGCATTCGAGTTCCCATATAAACTCAATAGCCTTGTCAACAAGCCCGTCACGATGAACATTGTAGTTCCTGGCAGTGCTATTGGGCAGTCAAGTATAGATTCCGTTTGGTTCAAAAAGACCGAAGCAGGAAGCAAACAAGTGATTGCAGAAGGTACACTTAAAGTACCGGCCGGTTCTTTTTCTAGCTTACTAGAAATTGTAAGAAAGTATAGTATTGATTCAACTTTTATTAAAAGTGCTTCTACAGGTGGCAAATGGTCTTTGGCTCCAGGTTTCCCAAAAATAAATCAAGACTCAACTTACTATTGGTATTCCGATAAGTCTCTGCAGCATTATGCACATGTAATATATAAAGGAGGTCAGGTTACTGATGTTCATTATTTCAAATCTGTTAGTCTTCCAAGCGGTATTAACGAGATCAATAACGCAGCATCGGATTATACAATTTATCCAAACCCCACTTCAGGAATTTTAACAATATCGAATGACTATTATTCAATAGAAAAAAATGAATTATTTGTTTATAATACCATAGGGGAACAAATATATAAAGATATAATGAATACTGGAAATTCGAAGGTAATTGACCTTTCAGCATTCCCAAAAGGAATTTATTTTTTGCGGATGCATTCTGAAACAAGGAAAGTGGTGATTGAATAA